A window of Ranitomeya variabilis isolate aRanVar5 chromosome 2, aRanVar5.hap1, whole genome shotgun sequence contains these coding sequences:
- the SKIL gene encoding ski-like protein, giving the protein MGEDGSPPLKKLAKEADVSEDVAKVANKVIAIKMEIEDFKDPAAEGNKDGVAKSASVSLGGSSELNPGLKHTLAQFNLSSRSSLGGPAAFSARFSQENMSPAVFLPLPSPQIHPGPLLIPPDSSTELTQTELEGESISCFMVGGEKRLCLPQVLNSVLRDFSLQQINIVCDEMYIYCSRCTSDQLHILKVLGILPFNAPSCGLITLTDAQRLCNALLRPHTYPQNGSLLPAKNSLAQLKETGSAFEVEHDCLGKCQGLFAPQLYAQPDAPCIQCLECYGMFSTQTFVMHSHRAPDKRTCHWGFDSAKWHCYLHLSPKYQNTPEVKKTKVLFEEMKEKFSKKNQPKRIQPKTEHIQTLELPSWYPVIKQEDDGTSRPQLLHPSYYLYMYDKVVAPNVSLSAAVSQCKDSKPIRREAETNKQSVALSENQAQSTKHKSATSYPDLSMEEQQSVDLKTDSESSNRQEASNEEKDSPVCNKDDICEDDKGHIMEEVVKTFLKQQEKLNYILQKKHQIQMEVEMLSSSKAMKELTVEQQNLQKEFECLQTEHMQKMEELYDEQRDLEEKLKQVKKQKCSCDSNTERDKETQYANQLSELRQRLDQAEADRSELQDELRREREAREKLELMIKELKLQILKSAKNVNGD; this is encoded by the exons ATGGGGGAAGATGGAAGTCCCCCGTTAAAAAAACTGGCGAAAGAGGCAGACGTTAGTGAAGATGTTGCAAAAGTTGCAAATAAAGTTATAGCTATAAAGATGGAGATAGAGGACTTCAAAGACCCAGCTGCAGAGGGGAATAAAGACGGCGTTGCCAAGTCTGCAAGTGTATCACTTGGTGGGTCATCTGAACTGAACCCCGGACTCAAGCACACGTTGGCACAGTTCAATCTAAGTAGTCGGAGTTCCCTCGGGGGTCCTGCTGCGTTCTCTGCTCGATTTTCACAGGAAAACATGTCACCAGCAGTGTTTTTGCCTCTTCCTTCCCCACAAATTCATCCTGGTCCACTTCTCATTCCACCAGACAGCTCCACCGAGCTCACCCAGACAGAACTGGAAGGCGAATCTATCTCTTGCTTTATGGTGGGAGGTGAGAAAAGACTCTGCCTGCCCCAAGTTTTAAATTCTGTTTTACGAGACTTCTCGCTCCAGCAGATTAACATTGTGTGTGACGAAATGTATATATACTGCTCGCGTTGTACATCAGACCAGCTTCACATACTGAAAGTTTTGGGAATTCTTCCATTTAATGCCCCTTCTTGTGGACTGATCACTTTGACAGATGCTCAGAGACTATGCAATGCTCTTTTGCGGCCACATACCTACCCACAAAATGGAAGCTTGCTGCCTGCAAAAAACTCTTTGGCTCAGTTAAAGGAAACAGGTAGTGCCTTTGAAGTCGAACATGATTGTTTAGGAAAGTGCCAGGGTTTGTTTGCACCTCAACTTTATGCCCAGCCTGATGCCCCCTGCATTCAGTGCTTGGAGTGCTATGGGATGTTCTCCACACAGACTTTTGTCATGCACTCCCACCGAGCTCCAGATAAGAGGACCTGCCACTGGGGCTTTGATTCTGCCAAGTGGCATTGTTATCTTCACCTGAGCCCAAAGTATCAGAATACGCCCGAAGTCAAAAAGACCAAGGTTCTATTTGAAGAGATGAAAGAGAAGTTCAGCAAAAAGAACCAACCCAAGAGAATACAGCCCAAA ACTGAACATATACAGACCTTGGAATTGCCTTCTTGGTACCCAGTCATCAAGCAGGAAGATGATGGCACCAGCCGACCACAGTTGCTGCATCCAAG CTACTATCTGTATATGTACGATAAAGTTGTGGCGCCAAATGTGTCCCTTTCTGCTGCTGTATCGCAATGTAAGGACTCCAAACCCATAAGAAGAGAAGCCGAGACGAACAAGCAGTCAGTGGCGCTGTCTGAAAACCAGGCCCAGAGCACAAAGCATAAATCTGCTACCTCATACCCTGACCTCTCCATGGAGGAACAGCAGAGCGTAGATCTGAAAACAGATAGCGAGTCCAGTAATAGACAAG AAGCCAGCAATGAGGAGAAAGACAGTCCAGTCTGTAATAAAGATGATATATGTGAGGATGACAAGGGTCACATTATGGAAGAAGTTGTGAAGACCTTTCTTAAACAGCAGGAGAAATTAAATTACATTTTACAGAAAAAGCACCAAATCCAGATG GAAGTTGAGATGCTGAGTAGCTCGAAAGCTATGAAGGAACTGACAGTGGAGCAGCAGAACTTGCAGAAAGAGTTTGAATGTTTGCAGACAGAGCACATGCAGAAGATGGAAGAGTTGTATGATGAGCAGCGAGACCTGGAGGAGAAGCTCAAACAAGTAAAGAAGCAGAAATGTTCCTGTGATTCTAATACAGAGCGGGACAAGGAGACACAGTATGCAAACCAG